In Devosia litorisediminis, one genomic interval encodes:
- a CDS encoding LysR family transcriptional regulator, producing MIEDYRSLAVFVAIAEAGSLSAAGRRLKLSTSVVSHHLSRLEAKLGITLFFRSTRSMSLSPEGRAALEPARRMVAAGEEALDVLSADSDEPVGALRITMPAWGERMRLRQTLWDFARRHPMVAISLHSSDAPADLVKDGFDLAIRLGTLTDSSLKSRRIGNFQRVLVAAPDYLATRGAILTPEALAACDFIAVTMLPDVMTFVCDGETIAFLPERVRLEVDTIASAKSAILAGLGIQHLPLGEVEDEIASGRLVRVMPHWSLPDLGVYAVWPDVGPQKALTRRLIDFFLDTMAPHQP from the coding sequence ATGATCGAAGACTACCGCAGCCTTGCCGTCTTCGTCGCCATTGCCGAGGCTGGTAGTCTGAGTGCTGCGGGCCGCCGACTGAAGCTCTCTACCTCGGTTGTCAGCCATCACCTGTCCCGGCTCGAAGCAAAGCTGGGTATCACGCTGTTCTTCCGGTCGACCCGGTCGATGTCGCTCAGCCCGGAGGGAAGGGCTGCGCTTGAGCCGGCCCGCCGCATGGTCGCGGCCGGTGAAGAGGCGCTCGATGTTCTCAGCGCCGACAGCGACGAGCCGGTCGGCGCACTGCGCATCACCATGCCGGCCTGGGGTGAGCGCATGCGTTTGCGGCAGACCTTGTGGGATTTCGCGCGGCGGCACCCTATGGTGGCAATCTCGCTGCACAGCAGCGACGCACCGGCCGATCTGGTCAAGGACGGCTTTGACCTGGCAATTCGTCTGGGGACATTGACCGACAGCAGCCTCAAGAGTCGACGCATCGGTAATTTCCAGCGCGTTCTGGTCGCTGCGCCCGACTACTTGGCCACGCGGGGCGCAATCCTGACGCCCGAGGCCCTGGCGGCCTGCGATTTTATCGCCGTGACCATGCTACCAGACGTGATGACCTTTGTGTGCGACGGTGAAACCATCGCCTTTCTGCCAGAGCGCGTTCGCCTGGAAGTAGACACCATCGCATCAGCCAAATCGGCGATACTGGCGGGCCTTGGCATTCAGCATCTTCCCCTTGGCGAAGTCGAAGACGAGATCGCGTCCGGTCGACTGGTCCGGGTCATGCCGCATTGGAGTCTGCCCGATCTGGGTGTCTACGCTGTATGGCCGGACGTCGGACCACAAAAGGCTCTGACCCGCCGCCTGATCGACTTCTTCCTCGATACCATGGCGCCCCACCAACCATGA
- a CDS encoding DUF2218 domain-containing protein: MATSTATISSSRASGYLQQLCKHFGHKVPVTFTAEVGEIALPFGTCSLRAQDTSLVLSVTGETDAIARLEQVIGDHLVRFAFRENLSMTWQRSA, from the coding sequence ATGGCAACAAGTACGGCAACAATTTCATCGAGCCGCGCCAGCGGCTATCTGCAACAGCTCTGCAAGCACTTCGGTCACAAGGTTCCCGTCACCTTCACAGCGGAGGTCGGCGAGATCGCCTTGCCCTTCGGCACGTGTTCGCTGCGCGCCCAGGACACCTCGCTGGTGCTCTCGGTCACCGGCGAGACCGATGCCATCGCCCGGCTTGAACAGGTAATCGGCGATCACCTTGTGCGCTTCGCCTTCCGCGAGAACCTGTCCATGACCTGGCAGCGATCTGCCTGA
- a CDS encoding SDR family oxidoreductase, with protein sequence MTIAVTAVSGQLGAAIVSALITMNTGETIVGLARSPEKANGLGIEVRPGDYDNADQLGVSLSGVDTLLLVSGMAAPEDRIGQHRNVINAAKAAGVKKIVYTSVQGAEVGTAFSPIIQSNRQTEADIRDSGLDWVIGRNGIYIEPDVEYIESYSKAGEIANCAGDGRCGYTTRPELAFAYARMLAGSEHNGHTYNLHGALLRQTELAAYLNQAFGTELVYRPMSFEAFKADRIAELGTFIGTVIAGIYQGIQNGASDNPSDFAAAAGRPHQSWDDYFAALKSAQS encoded by the coding sequence ATGACCATCGCAGTAACCGCCGTTTCGGGCCAGCTTGGCGCGGCAATCGTCAGTGCCCTCATTACCATGAACACAGGCGAGACCATTGTGGGCCTGGCCCGCAGCCCGGAAAAGGCCAATGGGTTGGGCATCGAGGTCCGCCCCGGCGATTATGACAATGCCGATCAGCTTGGCGTCTCACTGAGCGGGGTCGACACCCTATTGCTGGTCTCGGGCATGGCCGCGCCGGAAGACCGGATCGGCCAGCACCGCAACGTCATCAACGCCGCCAAGGCCGCCGGGGTCAAAAAGATCGTCTATACCAGCGTACAGGGCGCGGAGGTGGGAACGGCTTTTTCTCCCATTATCCAGAGCAATCGCCAGACCGAGGCTGATATTCGTGACAGCGGCCTCGACTGGGTCATCGGCCGCAATGGCATCTATATCGAGCCCGATGTCGAGTATATCGAGAGCTACAGCAAGGCAGGCGAGATCGCCAATTGCGCAGGCGACGGCCGCTGCGGCTACACGACACGTCCGGAGTTGGCATTTGCCTATGCCCGCATGCTCGCCGGGTCCGAACACAACGGCCACACCTACAACCTGCACGGCGCGCTGCTGAGGCAAACCGAATTAGCCGCTTATCTGAACCAGGCCTTCGGCACTGAACTGGTCTATCGCCCCATGTCGTTCGAGGCATTCAAGGCCGACCGCATCGCCGAACTCGGCACGTTCATCGGCACGGTCATCGCCGGCATATATCAGGGGATCCAGAACGGCGCGTCAGACAATCCCAGTGATTTCGCAGCCGCAGCCGGCCGGCCACACCAGAGTTGGGACGACTACTTCGCTGCGCTGAAGTCAGCCCAATCGTGA
- a CDS encoding sulfite oxidase heme-binding subunit YedZ, which produces MSLVKSFFNHPYTFWAILSLPAIPMLAGLAANEPGAVGEVLHPSGEFAARFMIIAMMITPLTMLFKGARWPRWLRKRRRHIGVAAFGYAALHTLLYLIDEGAVAFTGAEIANFYIWTGWLAFLIFVPLAITSTDGWIRRLGSRWKNLQRFVYGAAVLTLLHWASLHDWGGVAPTLVHFGPLGALEAYRVWAMVQKRTLKAA; this is translated from the coding sequence ATGAGCCTCGTGAAATCGTTTTTCAATCACCCCTACACTTTCTGGGCGATCCTGAGCCTGCCAGCCATTCCCATGCTTGCCGGACTCGCCGCCAATGAACCGGGAGCAGTGGGTGAGGTCCTGCACCCCAGCGGCGAATTCGCCGCACGGTTCATGATCATCGCCATGATGATCACACCGCTGACCATGCTGTTCAAGGGCGCCCGCTGGCCGCGCTGGCTGCGCAAACGTCGGCGTCATATCGGGGTCGCCGCCTTTGGTTACGCCGCGCTGCACACATTGCTCTACCTGATCGACGAAGGGGCAGTCGCCTTCACGGGCGCCGAGATCGCCAATTTCTACATCTGGACGGGCTGGCTGGCCTTCCTGATCTTTGTGCCGCTGGCAATTACGTCCACGGATGGCTGGATCCGCAGGCTCGGTTCACGCTGGAAAAACCTGCAACGCTTCGTTTATGGCGCAGCGGTGCTGACGCTGTTGCACTGGGCTTCGCTCCATGATTGGGGCGGCGTTGCTCCCACGCTGGTGCATTTTGGCCCGCTGGGTGCGCTGGAAGCTTACAGGGTTTGGGCAATGGTTCAGAAGCGAACTCTAAAAGCGGCGTGA
- a CDS encoding aminobutyraldehyde dehydrogenase, translating into MSAFETRLFIGGEFVQGQGPVEIAFEPARGTPLAEVASATPAQIDAAIAAANGAYKSWSRSTPKLRSAALWRIADLIEERADVLANVESRNAGKPLRFVKAGELANVADVFRFYATAVRNMPAPAAGNFRSPALTSLIRRDPIGVVAQIAPWNYPLLMSAWKIAPAIAAGNAVVIKPSEMTPLSLLELARIFAEVLPAGVVNVICGNGPDVGQHLISHDTVRMISLTGDVRTGRAVLQAAAGPMIKRTHLELGGKAPVIVCEDADLDKLVVTLREASFYNAGQDCTAACRIFAHANIAKALTDKLETMIGSLVYGRPERDDVEFGPVISARQLERIDGFVSRARSAGADVIQGAAAETEGYFFAPTLVAAPIDAEIVQKEVFGPVLSVTPFDDADTALGWANASEYGLGSSVWSRDTATAMGLANALEYGVTWINTHGVMATEMPHGGVKNSGYGSDLSMQSLIDYTQIRHLMIG; encoded by the coding sequence ATGAGCGCATTTGAAACCCGGCTATTTATCGGCGGCGAGTTTGTCCAGGGGCAGGGGCCTGTCGAGATTGCCTTCGAGCCCGCCCGCGGCACCCCGCTGGCCGAAGTGGCCTCCGCCACCCCGGCCCAGATCGACGCTGCCATTGCCGCGGCCAATGGCGCCTACAAGAGCTGGTCACGTTCCACGCCCAAGCTGCGCAGCGCCGCGCTCTGGCGCATTGCCGATCTGATCGAAGAACGCGCCGATGTCCTCGCCAATGTTGAATCGCGCAATGCCGGCAAGCCGCTGCGCTTCGTCAAGGCTGGTGAACTGGCCAATGTCGCCGACGTCTTCCGCTTTTACGCCACGGCGGTGCGCAACATGCCGGCGCCCGCGGCGGGCAATTTCCGCTCGCCCGCGCTGACCAGCCTGATCCGCCGCGATCCCATCGGTGTCGTTGCCCAGATCGCGCCCTGGAATTATCCGCTGCTGATGTCGGCCTGGAAGATCGCCCCCGCCATTGCAGCGGGCAATGCGGTGGTCATCAAACCCAGCGAGATGACCCCGCTGAGCCTGCTTGAACTCGCCCGGATCTTTGCTGAAGTGCTGCCCGCCGGCGTGGTCAACGTCATCTGTGGCAATGGCCCCGATGTTGGCCAGCACCTGATCTCCCACGATACCGTCCGCATGATCTCGCTGACCGGCGATGTCCGCACCGGTCGCGCCGTGCTGCAGGCCGCCGCCGGCCCAATGATCAAGCGCACCCATCTCGAACTGGGCGGCAAGGCCCCGGTAATCGTGTGTGAAGACGCCGATCTCGACAAGCTGGTCGTGACCTTGCGCGAAGCCAGCTTCTACAATGCCGGTCAGGATTGCACCGCCGCCTGCCGCATCTTCGCCCATGCCAATATCGCAAAGGCGCTCACCGATAAGCTCGAAACCATGATCGGCTCGCTGGTTTATGGCCGCCCCGAGCGCGACGATGTCGAGTTTGGTCCGGTGATCAGCGCCCGCCAGCTGGAGCGTATTGATGGCTTTGTCAGCCGCGCCCGCAGTGCGGGTGCCGATGTGATCCAGGGTGCCGCCGCTGAAACCGAGGGCTATTTCTTCGCTCCGACGCTGGTCGCCGCGCCGATTGATGCCGAGATCGTGCAAAAGGAAGTGTTCGGCCCCGTGCTCTCCGTCACGCCGTTTGACGATGCCGACACCGCGCTGGGCTGGGCCAATGCGTCCGAATACGGACTAGGCTCATCGGTCTGGTCGCGCGACACCGCGACGGCCATGGGGCTGGCCAACGCGCTTGAGTATGGCGTCACCTGGATCAATACCCACGGCGTCATGGCCACCGAAATGCCCCATGGTGGCGTCAAGAACTCCGGCTATGGCTCAGATCTCTCCATGCAGTCCCTGATCGACTACACCCAGATCCGCCATTTGATGATTGGCTAA
- a CDS encoding gamma-glutamyl-gamma-aminobutyrate hydrolase family protein codes for MVERRPVIGVIACGRPVEGEPAQAVKHRYLEGVERFADAVPLIIPSNQSAQNAADIVARLDAVLLTGSNSNIDPRHYGSESAAQTPVDSTRDTLSTALIHAAIAAGKPVFGICRGLQEINVALGGSLRDMRGTGDAPTHHAPDDVSLDTMFGHSHPITVMADTPLAQATGGDGLEVNSVHFQTIDRLAPGLAVNATGPGDIIEAVASTATPAPVFAVQWHPEWRPQDRPHDLAFWRYVGQTARTHYQPAAAAEQTK; via the coding sequence CGGTCGGCCCGTCGAGGGTGAGCCCGCCCAGGCGGTCAAACACCGTTATCTTGAAGGGGTGGAACGGTTTGCCGATGCGGTCCCGCTGATCATCCCCTCAAATCAGTCCGCCCAGAACGCCGCCGACATTGTCGCGCGCCTAGATGCGGTCCTGCTCACGGGCAGCAATTCCAACATCGATCCACGCCATTACGGTTCCGAATCGGCGGCTCAGACGCCAGTCGATTCCACCCGTGATACGCTGAGTACAGCGCTCATCCACGCCGCGATCGCTGCGGGCAAGCCGGTGTTTGGCATTTGCCGCGGTCTGCAGGAAATCAACGTCGCCCTGGGCGGCTCGCTGCGCGACATGCGCGGCACAGGCGATGCGCCGACCCACCATGCGCCCGACGATGTTAGCCTCGACACCATGTTCGGCCATTCCCACCCCATTACGGTGATGGCTGACACGCCGCTGGCGCAGGCCACCGGCGGCGATGGCCTTGAGGTCAACAGCGTGCATTTTCAGACCATTGACCGCCTCGCGCCGGGCCTTGCCGTCAACGCCACTGGTCCCGGCGATATAATTGAGGCGGTCGCCAGCACGGCCACGCCAGCGCCCGTATTTGCCGTACAATGGCACCCTGAATGGCGTCCACAGGACCGCCCTCACGATTTGGCTTTCTGGCGCTATGTCGGTCAGACAGCCCGTACCCATTATCAGCCGGCAGCAGCCGCGGAGCAGACGAAATGA